From Hymenobacter sedentarius, a single genomic window includes:
- a CDS encoding energy transducer TonB has translation MFSLLTHGSLDDIVFEGRNQAYGAFQLRRSYQRHLGSALLIAVTACAVLLLLPLAVRYFLPEVVVAPPLFSGSEPVQPKIYELPKVKPMLPPIASHPAVTVTPHAEIKTHVVPDPEVKPTVEPALPQDVGKAGPATPGAENLTGASAGTGPATTPGVDSAKPTVEPAPAPALTAEVMPDFVGGRSALQRYLQKHLRYPAAALAAQVSGKVYVTFVVQADGSIGDVVVLKGLGYGTEEAAARVVREMPAWTPGIQNHHSVPVRFTLPITFQYE, from the coding sequence ATGTTCTCGCTCCTCACTCATGGCTCGCTCGATGACATCGTCTTCGAGGGTCGCAACCAAGCCTACGGCGCGTTTCAGCTGCGCCGCTCCTACCAGCGCCATTTAGGCTCAGCGCTGCTCATCGCCGTCACGGCTTGCGCGGTGCTATTGCTGCTGCCGCTGGCTGTTCGCTACTTCTTGCCTGAGGTAGTTGTGGCGCCCCCACTTTTTTCCGGGTCGGAACCAGTTCAACCCAAAATTTACGAGTTGCCGAAAGTGAAGCCGATGCTGCCACCGATTGCTAGCCATCCCGCCGTCACGGTTACGCCGCATGCCGAGATTAAAACCCACGTGGTGCCCGACCCTGAGGTAAAGCCCACCGTGGAACCAGCCTTGCCACAGGATGTGGGCAAGGCGGGCCCCGCCACGCCGGGGGCCGAGAACTTAACCGGGGCTAGTGCGGGAACGGGCCCAGCTACTACGCCAGGAGTAGACTCGGCGAAGCCAACAGTTGAGCCAGCCCCAGCGCCGGCTCTGACGGCCGAGGTGATGCCTGACTTCGTGGGCGGGCGCTCGGCCTTGCAGCGCTACTTGCAGAAGCACCTGCGCTACCCCGCGGCCGCGCTAGCCGCCCAGGTTTCGGGCAAGGTGTACGTGACCTTCGTGGTGCAGGCCGATGGCTCTATTGGCGACGTGGTGGTGCTGAAAGGGCTCGGCTACGGTACGGAGGAAGCGGCGGCCCGGGTGGTGCGCGAAATGCCCGCCTGGACGCCCGGCATACAAAACCATCATTCGGTTCCCGTGCGGTTCACGCTACCCATCACGTTCCAGTACGAATAG
- a CDS encoding OmpH family outer membrane protein yields MKNLRYLLLALLLLMVASGVRAQKFGWVDSEYIMAKMPEYAKAQAELNAISETWQKEIEAQKKDLDKLYHNYQAEEVVLTEPMKKKRQDEILKKEQDIKAYQNKQFGYEGQLFKKRQELNKPVQDKVFEAVEKVAKKKQLAVVFDKASDLTMLYTNPAHDYTEFVLEELGLGAEDRNQPGPKGAVKTVAPPKTPVDPNFESDSGTPEPASGNKPAPKPTRSTKKSRK; encoded by the coding sequence ATGAAGAACCTCCGTTATTTGCTGCTGGCCTTATTGTTGCTTATGGTCGCGTCTGGTGTTCGGGCGCAAAAATTCGGCTGGGTTGATTCGGAGTACATCATGGCCAAAATGCCGGAGTACGCCAAGGCCCAAGCCGAATTGAACGCCATCTCGGAAACCTGGCAAAAGGAAATCGAGGCCCAGAAAAAGGACCTTGATAAACTGTACCACAACTACCAAGCGGAAGAAGTGGTGCTGACCGAGCCCATGAAGAAGAAGCGGCAGGACGAAATCCTGAAGAAGGAACAAGACATCAAAGCCTACCAGAACAAGCAGTTCGGCTACGAAGGGCAGCTTTTCAAGAAGCGGCAGGAACTCAACAAGCCAGTTCAGGACAAGGTATTCGAGGCCGTGGAAAAAGTGGCCAAGAAGAAGCAGCTGGCGGTTGTCTTCGACAAGGCCAGTGACTTGACCATGCTTTATACCAACCCTGCCCACGACTACACCGAATTTGTACTGGAGGAGTTGGGCCTGGGCGCCGAAGACCGCAACCAGCCCGGCCCGAAAGGTGCCGTGAAAACCGTGGCGCCGCCTAAAACCCCAGTGGACCCCAACTTTGAGTCTGATTCCGGTACGCCGGAACCGGCCTCCGGAAACAAGCCAGCGCCCAAGCCTACCCGCTCGACCAAGAAGAGCCGGAAGTAA
- a CDS encoding PstS family phosphate ABC transporter substrate-binding protein yields the protein MTKRAHLLTTGAAAVLAGAFTVAACNGPGSPGAQDTPTSGTVAVSVDETFAPILQAQIDTFSKLYPNAHVKMSFQPEEKVMLDLINDKVKVAVVARELNAEEKADFVKQNIIPRTTRIGIDGLAIVVNRANPDSLLTVAQLADIFTGKISNWSQVSGKKGLADINVVFDANRSSTARFVRDSVTHGKPLTTRVFAASSNPALLDYVSTHPNAIGIVGVNWISDRDDPTAMKFANKVRVASITARPHPKPADYIQPYQVYLAEKTPEQMAQYPDLQNYPLRRNLYVISREARAGLGTGFASFVAGKNGQLIFQKSGLLPAQMQARIMTTPKL from the coding sequence ATGACTAAGCGCGCTCACCTTCTGACCACCGGCGCCGCTGCGGTACTGGCCGGTGCCTTTACCGTTGCCGCCTGCAATGGACCCGGCTCACCGGGGGCACAGGACACGCCTACCAGTGGCACCGTGGCCGTGAGCGTAGACGAGACCTTCGCCCCTATCCTGCAGGCGCAGATAGACACGTTTTCGAAGCTCTACCCCAACGCGCACGTGAAAATGAGCTTCCAGCCCGAAGAAAAGGTGATGCTGGACCTCATCAACGACAAGGTGAAGGTGGCCGTGGTAGCCCGGGAGTTGAACGCGGAGGAAAAGGCCGATTTTGTGAAGCAGAACATCATCCCGCGCACCACGCGCATCGGCATCGATGGCCTGGCCATTGTGGTGAACCGCGCCAACCCGGACTCGCTGTTGACGGTAGCTCAATTGGCTGACATCTTCACTGGGAAAATCAGCAACTGGAGCCAGGTAAGCGGCAAGAAGGGGCTGGCCGACATCAACGTGGTATTTGATGCGAACCGCAGCAGCACCGCTCGCTTCGTGCGCGATTCCGTGACGCACGGCAAACCCTTGACCACGCGGGTATTCGCGGCGTCATCGAATCCGGCCCTGCTGGATTACGTTTCTACGCATCCGAACGCCATTGGCATCGTGGGAGTCAACTGGATTTCTGACCGGGACGACCCGACAGCCATGAAGTTTGCCAACAAAGTGCGCGTGGCCAGCATTACGGCCCGGCCCCACCCCAAACCCGCCGATTACATTCAGCCTTACCAAGTATACTTGGCCGAGAAGACGCCGGAGCAAATGGCTCAATATCCCGATTTGCAGAATTACCCGCTTCGGCGCAACCTTTACGTCATCAGCCGAGAGGCGCGCGCGGGGTTAGGCACGGGGTTTGCATCTTTCGTGGCAGGCAAAAATGGGCAGCTGATATTTCAGAAGTCAGGGTTGCTGCCAGCTCAGATGCAGGCCCGCATCATGACGACCCCTAAACTGTAA
- the bamA gene encoding outer membrane protein assembly factor BamA: MLTLVVLGSLLARSVLAQQAAPGGAGEPKRYELGGITVSGARYLDPNTLIGLTGLRVGDAITVPGEEIGKSIRKLWAQGILGDVSVTIARIEGNKIFLDYNLKERPRLSKFTFTGIKKSQTEDLTKKITLIRGKVVTDALLNNTRTQVRKFFVNKGYLDAKVNILQVADSSLSNSVALRIDVDKGSKVRIHDIAFEGNNAFTDRKLKGKLKKTKERKPYKFLTAGKFQRNEYEEDKKKLLEFYNAEGYRDATIVSDTLVRDKEGLALRIRVDEGPKYYFRHITWSGNYLYDDKTLANVLGIKPGSPYSKEILDKRLNYNPTGQDISSLYLNDGYLFFTIDPVETKVEGDSIDIEMRLSEGVQAHIKDINIAGNTKTSDHVLRRTLRTLPGDKFNRELLIRSQREIATLGYFDPEKIGINPVPNPVDGTVDINYTVVEKPSDQVTLSGGWGGYAGFIGTVGLVFNNFSLRKAGTLRNWTPVPSGDGQRLALNLQANGVQYQAYSLSFTEPWLGGRRPNSFSFSLNHSIQRAGTSLDASTSSFIKVNSATVGLGRQLRVPDDYFTLSNSLSVSQYQTQNYALLPGFATGYATNITFNTTLARNSIDNPTYTRRGSSLSLSVNLTPPYSLLNPNHPNTSQLIEFHKWIFDASWFTPIVGKLVLNTRAHFGYLGNYNSNRTIGPFERFKMGGAGLGYNGGGNFLVGTDYVGLRGYDDPNSTFAIPTAQNNQSGGIAFNKYVLEMRYPVSLNPAATVYVLAFAEAGNSYDSYTNYNPYKLYRSAGVGARVFMSAFGLLGFDFGHGFDSVVPPVGTAVGTKQDPNHFHFIIGQQIR, encoded by the coding sequence GTGCTGACACTGGTGGTGCTAGGAAGCCTGTTGGCCCGCTCAGTGCTGGCACAGCAAGCTGCTCCCGGTGGAGCAGGGGAGCCCAAACGGTATGAGCTAGGGGGCATCACCGTAAGTGGCGCCCGCTACCTCGACCCCAATACCCTTATCGGGCTGACTGGTTTGCGCGTGGGGGACGCTATTACGGTGCCAGGCGAAGAAATTGGCAAATCCATTCGGAAACTGTGGGCCCAAGGCATTCTGGGCGATGTAAGCGTGACCATCGCGCGCATTGAGGGCAATAAGATTTTCCTCGATTACAACCTGAAGGAGCGTCCTCGCTTGTCGAAGTTTACTTTTACCGGAATCAAGAAAAGCCAGACGGAAGACCTCACCAAAAAGATTACCCTGATTCGGGGTAAAGTGGTGACGGATGCCCTGCTGAATAACACGCGGACGCAGGTGCGCAAGTTCTTCGTAAACAAGGGCTATCTGGATGCCAAGGTGAACATCCTACAAGTGGCCGACTCGTCTTTGTCGAACAGTGTGGCCCTGCGCATTGATGTGGACAAGGGGTCAAAAGTGCGCATCCATGATATTGCCTTTGAAGGCAATAACGCGTTTACCGACCGTAAGCTGAAAGGAAAGCTGAAGAAGACCAAAGAGCGCAAACCCTACAAATTCCTGACCGCGGGCAAATTCCAGCGTAACGAATACGAAGAGGACAAAAAGAAGCTGCTCGAATTTTACAACGCCGAAGGGTACCGGGATGCCACCATTGTGTCGGACACGCTGGTGCGCGATAAGGAAGGGTTGGCCCTGCGGATTCGGGTTGATGAAGGCCCGAAATACTATTTCCGGCATATCACCTGGAGTGGCAACTACCTCTACGACGACAAGACGCTGGCCAATGTGCTCGGCATCAAGCCCGGCAGCCCGTACAGCAAGGAGATTTTAGATAAACGGTTGAACTACAACCCAACCGGACAGGATATCTCCTCACTGTACCTCAACGACGGATATCTGTTCTTCACTATCGACCCGGTAGAAACCAAGGTAGAAGGCGACTCCATCGACATTGAGATGCGTCTGAGTGAAGGTGTGCAAGCGCACATCAAGGACATTAACATTGCGGGCAATACCAAGACCAGCGACCATGTGCTGCGCCGCACCTTGCGTACGCTGCCCGGCGACAAATTCAACCGGGAATTGCTCATCCGCTCACAGCGGGAAATAGCCACCTTGGGCTATTTTGATCCGGAAAAAATCGGCATCAACCCCGTGCCAAACCCAGTAGATGGTACCGTAGACATCAACTATACGGTCGTAGAAAAGCCTTCCGACCAGGTAACGCTGTCGGGTGGCTGGGGCGGTTACGCAGGCTTTATCGGTACAGTAGGGTTGGTGTTCAATAACTTCTCACTCCGGAAAGCTGGCACGCTGCGCAACTGGACCCCGGTGCCTTCGGGCGATGGCCAACGGTTGGCGCTGAACCTGCAGGCCAACGGCGTGCAGTATCAGGCGTATTCGCTCTCGTTTACGGAGCCCTGGCTGGGCGGCCGGCGGCCCAACTCATTCTCCTTTAGCCTGAACCACAGCATCCAGCGTGCCGGCACCAGCCTAGACGCTTCCACGAGCAGCTTCATTAAGGTAAACAGTGCTACCGTGGGCCTGGGCCGCCAGCTGCGCGTGCCGGATGACTACTTTACGCTCAGCAACTCGCTCTCGGTAAGCCAATACCAGACGCAGAACTATGCGTTGCTGCCCGGTTTTGCTACAGGCTATGCCACAAACATTACCTTCAACACCACGCTGGCCCGCAATAGCATCGACAACCCGACCTATACGCGGCGCGGCTCCTCGTTGAGCTTGAGCGTGAACCTGACCCCGCCGTATTCGCTGCTCAACCCCAACCATCCCAATACCAGCCAGCTGATTGAATTCCACAAATGGATTTTTGACGCTTCGTGGTTTACGCCCATCGTGGGCAAGCTGGTGCTGAACACCCGCGCCCACTTTGGCTACCTGGGCAACTACAATTCCAATCGCACGATTGGGCCGTTTGAACGGTTTAAGATGGGCGGCGCGGGCCTGGGCTACAACGGCGGCGGCAACTTCCTGGTGGGCACCGACTACGTGGGCTTGCGTGGATACGATGACCCCAACAGCACGTTCGCCATTCCCACGGCCCAGAACAACCAGTCGGGGGGCATTGCCTTCAACAAGTACGTGCTGGAAATGCGCTACCCGGTTAGCCTTAACCCCGCTGCGACGGTCTACGTGCTGGCTTTCGCGGAAGCAGGCAACTCGTATGACTCCTACACCAATTATAACCCCTACAAGCTGTACCGCTCGGCTGGCGTAGGAGCCCGCGTCTTCATGTCGGCATTTGGTTTGCTAGGCTTTGATTTTGGTCATGGCTTTGATTCCGTGGTACCCCCGGTGGGCACTGCCGTGGGCACCAAGCAGGACCCCAACCACTTCCATTTTATTATTGGGCAGCAAATTCGCTAG
- a CDS encoding OmpH family outer membrane protein: MKIFRLTLAAALLTAGTLAATSAQAQAPLKIGYTDVQYVLAQMPESKQIESELKTYNDQLAAQLKSKSGEFETKLKAYQQGGPTMTDVVKADKEKELQGLQQSIQEFQRSAEQSLQQKQQTLLKPALDKLQKNIDIVANENGFTYIFNSDGGGSPLLLHAPKDGDISDLVLKKMGITPGAAAPIKSGPVATPAPAAAPAASKTKTKTKK; this comes from the coding sequence GTGAAAATCTTTCGTCTGACGCTCGCCGCCGCTCTGCTGACCGCCGGAACCCTGGCTGCCACTTCTGCGCAGGCCCAGGCCCCCTTGAAAATTGGCTATACCGACGTGCAGTACGTGTTGGCCCAGATGCCCGAAAGCAAGCAAATTGAATCGGAGCTCAAGACGTATAATGACCAGCTCGCTGCTCAGCTGAAAAGCAAAAGCGGCGAATTCGAAACGAAGCTGAAAGCTTACCAGCAGGGTGGCCCCACCATGACGGATGTAGTTAAAGCCGACAAAGAGAAGGAATTGCAAGGGCTGCAGCAGTCCATTCAGGAGTTCCAGCGCAGCGCCGAGCAGTCGTTGCAGCAGAAGCAGCAAACCCTGCTGAAGCCGGCCCTGGACAAGCTCCAGAAAAACATCGACATTGTCGCCAATGAAAACGGCTTCACCTACATCTTCAATTCCGATGGCGGTGGAAGCCCCCTGTTGCTGCACGCTCCCAAGGATGGCGACATTTCCGACTTGGTGCTGAAGAAAATGGGCATCACCCCCGGCGCCGCTGCTCCCATCAAATCGGGTCCGGTAGCAACGCCGGCGCCTGCCGCAGCTCCAGCGGCAAGCAAAACCAAAACGAAGACCAAGAAGTAA
- a CDS encoding tetratricopeptide repeat protein has product MSFKPWKQPLLVAIAMIAGTTAATAQNVQTAQRAIELGRFNEARAMLRPGSSPEAAFELGRLYQMRDMPDSAAFYFNRASGTSPFGKVAAGRALLAKGEVGPAEAQFDAAAKATKNKDAKVLTMIAQAYGESEVKDINKAQNYLNAAQTVIKKDDPALMVARGDVFLHSDQGGGEAMTSYDRAIAANPSYAQAYYKKGALSVRSRNFNAARESLNKAVELDPSYAPAYRELADMYYYAGQYDLALSSFQKYIGLAEKSSATDAQYASFLYLTKKYPEALAEVNKVLQSDPKNLTMNRLKPYLLYETGDYAGAATAMDTYLKVAPADKLIPEDYAYQAKIMSKTGRGPEAVALIKQIIAKDPSKGCDLQNDLAAIYANQKDYKGAANVYKYKLINCKGDLTDQFRLATALTGDKQYTRADSVYNIILTAKPTYAPGYLARAKVNSYIDPEAKQGLAKPYYEKYIELSKAEGADPAKFKEGVVEANGYLGVYNFQKGDKAAALGYFEQVLAMDPENKGAANNISILKAKPRATTTAKKTTTKTTVKKK; this is encoded by the coding sequence ATGAGTTTCAAGCCCTGGAAACAGCCGCTGCTCGTTGCTATCGCCATGATAGCCGGCACTACGGCAGCCACCGCCCAAAACGTGCAAACCGCCCAACGCGCCATTGAGCTGGGTCGTTTCAACGAAGCCCGCGCTATGTTGCGCCCCGGCTCTTCGCCTGAAGCCGCCTTCGAACTTGGCCGTCTGTATCAGATGCGCGACATGCCGGACTCGGCTGCTTTTTACTTTAACAGAGCCTCGGGCACTTCGCCTTTTGGCAAAGTAGCAGCCGGACGGGCCCTGTTAGCCAAAGGCGAAGTGGGCCCAGCCGAAGCTCAGTTTGACGCGGCCGCGAAAGCCACAAAAAACAAAGACGCCAAGGTCCTGACCATGATTGCGCAGGCTTATGGAGAGTCTGAAGTGAAGGACATCAACAAAGCCCAAAACTACCTGAATGCCGCCCAGACCGTCATCAAAAAGGATGACCCGGCGCTGATGGTTGCTCGCGGCGACGTTTTCCTCCACTCTGACCAAGGCGGTGGCGAAGCCATGACCAGCTACGACCGGGCCATTGCAGCCAACCCAAGCTACGCCCAGGCCTACTACAAAAAAGGTGCGTTGAGCGTGCGTTCGCGCAACTTCAACGCTGCCCGGGAAAGCCTGAACAAAGCCGTTGAGCTGGACCCCAGCTACGCTCCTGCCTACCGCGAGCTGGCTGACATGTACTATTACGCCGGCCAGTACGACTTGGCCCTGAGCAGCTTCCAGAAGTACATTGGCTTGGCTGAGAAGTCGTCGGCTACCGATGCCCAGTATGCATCGTTCCTGTACCTGACCAAGAAGTACCCCGAAGCATTGGCCGAGGTGAACAAGGTGTTGCAGAGCGACCCCAAGAACCTCACCATGAACCGCCTGAAGCCCTACTTGCTGTATGAAACTGGTGATTATGCCGGTGCTGCTACGGCCATGGATACTTACCTGAAAGTAGCTCCGGCTGATAAGCTTATCCCCGAAGACTATGCTTACCAGGCCAAAATCATGAGCAAAACCGGCCGTGGTCCCGAGGCAGTAGCGCTTATCAAGCAAATCATTGCCAAAGACCCTTCCAAAGGCTGCGATCTGCAGAACGACCTAGCGGCTATCTATGCCAACCAGAAGGACTACAAAGGTGCAGCTAACGTGTACAAGTATAAGCTGATCAACTGCAAAGGCGACCTGACGGACCAGTTCCGCTTGGCTACAGCCCTCACCGGCGACAAGCAGTATACCCGCGCCGATAGTGTGTACAACATCATCCTCACCGCGAAGCCCACGTACGCCCCCGGCTACCTGGCCCGCGCCAAGGTGAATTCGTACATCGACCCCGAAGCCAAACAGGGCCTGGCCAAGCCTTACTATGAGAAATACATCGAGCTGTCGAAAGCCGAAGGCGCTGACCCTGCTAAGTTCAAGGAAGGCGTGGTAGAAGCCAATGGCTACCTCGGTGTGTACAACTTCCAGAAAGGCGACAAAGCTGCCGCGCTGGGCTACTTTGAGCAAGTGCTGGCCATGGACCCCGAGAACAAGGGCGCTGCTAACAACATCAGCATTCTTAAGGCAAAGCCTCGTGCTACGACCACTGCTAAGAAAACGACGACTAAAACTACTGTCAAGAAAAAGTAG
- a CDS encoding ExbD/TolR family protein, which produces MPKVKPHRTSPSLDMTPMVDLAFLLVTFFMLTTKFAPEESVVVDTPSSVSELKLPENNVITLTVDKNKRVFFGVDAKQTKIQALQRVGAKYGVNFTAAQAKEFGDLPNFGLPISQLGSYLDMAKEDRKQVNDKQPGVPLDSLNNQLVDWVLEARRANQAIFHKPTYIAIKGDGNADVPTVQKVIKVLQEKDINRFNLITDMENKPVAASR; this is translated from the coding sequence CCGATGGTGGACCTGGCCTTCTTGCTGGTGACGTTCTTCATGCTCACCACCAAGTTTGCCCCCGAGGAATCCGTGGTGGTAGACACTCCGTCATCCGTCTCGGAGCTGAAACTGCCCGAAAACAACGTTATTACGCTCACCGTCGACAAGAACAAGCGTGTGTTTTTCGGTGTCGATGCCAAACAAACCAAAATCCAGGCCCTGCAGCGGGTCGGCGCCAAATACGGCGTGAACTTCACCGCTGCGCAAGCCAAGGAGTTTGGGGACCTGCCCAACTTTGGATTGCCCATCAGCCAGCTCGGCTCTTACCTGGACATGGCCAAGGAAGACCGCAAGCAGGTGAACGACAAGCAACCCGGTGTGCCGCTCGACTCGCTCAACAACCAATTGGTTGACTGGGTACTGGAAGCCCGCCGTGCCAACCAAGCCATCTTCCACAAGCCGACTTATATCGCCATCAAGGGCGACGGCAACGCGGACGTGCCCACGGTGCAGAAGGTTATCAAGGTGCTCCAGGAGAAGGACATCAACCGCTTCAACCTCATCACAGACATGGAGAACAAGCCTGTGGCGGCCTCGCGCTAA
- a CDS encoding RluA family pseudouridine synthase, with product MISNELDAEDLEGVDPDEIEGGDELYEHHRIVVDRGQELLRIDKFLQARLRNTSRNKVQEAIRALAVEVNGVPVKPNYRVKPQDTITITLPEPPRDDRVVPEEMALDIRYEDSELLIVNKPAGLVVHPAYGHWQGTLVNGLAHHLANLPTGRNGEIRPGLVHRIDKDTSGLLVIGKTEFAMTHLSNQFFHHTIQRSYLALVWGTPPGPTGTIRGHIGRSVRDRKVQAVFPGGEQGKPAVTHYEVLESFGPVTLVRCVLETGRTHQIRAHMQYIGHPLFSDATYGGDRIRVGQNTGSYRMFVENAFQLMPRQALHARSLGFVHPTSGKQIFFEVELPDDFAAVLEKWRAWASAS from the coding sequence ATGATAAGCAATGAATTAGACGCCGAAGACTTGGAGGGCGTCGACCCGGATGAAATCGAAGGAGGTGACGAGCTTTATGAGCACCACCGCATCGTCGTGGACCGGGGGCAGGAGCTGCTGCGCATCGACAAGTTCCTGCAGGCTCGGCTGCGCAACACGTCGCGCAATAAAGTCCAGGAAGCTATTCGCGCCCTGGCGGTGGAAGTAAACGGCGTTCCGGTTAAGCCCAATTATCGGGTGAAGCCGCAGGACACCATCACCATCACCCTGCCCGAGCCGCCGCGCGACGACCGGGTGGTGCCCGAGGAAATGGCCTTGGACATCCGCTATGAGGATTCGGAACTGCTGATTGTGAACAAGCCAGCCGGGCTGGTGGTGCACCCCGCCTACGGCCATTGGCAGGGCACACTGGTGAATGGATTGGCCCACCACCTAGCCAACCTGCCCACGGGCCGCAACGGCGAAATACGACCGGGCTTGGTGCATCGCATCGATAAGGACACGTCGGGCCTGCTGGTGATTGGCAAAACGGAATTTGCTATGACGCACTTATCAAACCAGTTTTTTCACCATACCATCCAGCGCAGCTACCTGGCCTTGGTGTGGGGCACGCCACCCGGCCCAACGGGCACCATTCGGGGCCATATTGGCCGTAGTGTGCGCGACCGTAAGGTACAGGCAGTATTTCCCGGTGGGGAACAAGGCAAGCCCGCTGTGACGCACTATGAGGTGCTCGAAAGCTTTGGGCCGGTAACCCTGGTGCGGTGCGTGCTCGAGACCGGCCGAACCCACCAGATTCGGGCGCATATGCAGTACATCGGCCACCCGCTCTTTTCGGATGCTACTTATGGGGGCGACCGCATTCGGGTGGGCCAGAACACGGGCAGCTACCGGATGTTTGTCGAGAATGCTTTTCAGCTGATGCCTAGGCAAGCGCTGCACGCCCGCTCCCTGGGCTTTGTGCACCCTACTTCCGGCAAGCAGATATTCTTTGAGGTGGAGCTCCCAGACGATTTTGCCGCAGTGCTCGAGAAGTGGCGGGCGTGGGCATCGGCTTCTTAG
- a CDS encoding energy transducer TonB has product MMDNAQIAKASLNDIVFEGRNKAYGAYVLRRLYQRHVTRALIIATAIFSLLIFFPLISQYLKDKMPKEPKKNLQENVLMDAPPLDETKPPPPPPPPEAPPPPPPKLTTIKFTPPVVKKDEEVKKEEVPDQEELKDKTVATVTVKGNTDAPDLTELSGEGDKVVEEVVENKVYTYVEQMPQLPGGGGNAAIVSAIQKATKYPPLALRNQVEGRIFVSFTVNAQGDVSDVKVVKGLGSGLDEETIRAVKTLPKFIPGKQNGRAVSVSFTVPITFKIQ; this is encoded by the coding sequence ATGATGGACAATGCGCAAATTGCCAAGGCCAGCTTAAACGACATCGTTTTTGAGGGCCGTAATAAGGCATACGGTGCTTATGTGCTGCGCCGCTTGTACCAGCGGCACGTCACCCGGGCCCTGATTATCGCCACAGCGATATTCTCGCTGCTGATTTTCTTCCCGCTCATTTCGCAGTATCTGAAAGACAAGATGCCGAAGGAGCCCAAGAAGAACCTGCAGGAGAACGTGCTGATGGATGCTCCTCCTCTGGACGAGACCAAGCCGCCACCCCCGCCCCCGCCCCCCGAGGCGCCGCCACCCCCGCCCCCCAAGCTCACCACCATCAAGTTCACCCCTCCAGTGGTGAAAAAGGATGAAGAGGTGAAGAAGGAAGAGGTTCCGGACCAGGAGGAGCTGAAGGACAAGACCGTAGCCACCGTAACCGTAAAAGGCAACACGGACGCTCCGGACCTGACCGAGCTTTCGGGCGAAGGCGACAAGGTAGTTGAGGAGGTGGTAGAGAACAAAGTCTACACCTACGTGGAGCAAATGCCCCAGCTGCCCGGCGGCGGCGGCAACGCCGCCATCGTATCAGCCATCCAGAAAGCTACCAAGTACCCTCCGCTGGCTCTTCGCAACCAAGTAGAAGGCCGCATCTTCGTTAGCTTCACGGTGAATGCCCAAGGCGACGTTTCGGATGTGAAAGTGGTAAAAGGGCTGGGCTCCGGCTTGGACGAGGAAACGATTCGGGCGGTGAAAACCCTGCCTAAATTCATCCCCGGCAAGCAGAACGGCCGCGCGGTTAGCGTATCGTTCACGGTGCCAATCACCTTTAAGATTCAGTAA
- a CDS encoding ExbD/TolR family protein, with protein MAEIQQKAQSGGKGGKKRAKKMSTKIDMTPMVDLAFLLLTFFMLTTTFAKPNVMQLTMPVKKTDDVEDTKIKASQAMTILLGKDNKAYYYFGLNTPADKTVPKPEMKVTNFSANGIRQVLLTRQRQKPEPIILIKPTEDAKYKNMVDILDEMNITNQKKYALVKAPKEDLDLIKESAL; from the coding sequence ATGGCAGAAATCCAACAAAAAGCCCAATCTGGTGGCAAGGGTGGAAAGAAGCGGGCCAAGAAAATGTCGACCAAAATCGACATGACACCGATGGTGGACTTAGCCTTTCTGCTGCTTACCTTCTTCATGCTGACCACCACCTTCGCCAAGCCCAACGTGATGCAGCTCACGATGCCGGTGAAGAAGACCGACGATGTGGAGGACACCAAAATCAAGGCCTCGCAGGCCATGACCATCCTCCTCGGGAAAGACAACAAGGCGTACTACTACTTCGGCCTGAACACCCCGGCCGATAAGACCGTACCAAAGCCGGAGATGAAGGTGACCAACTTTTCGGCCAACGGCATTCGGCAGGTCCTGCTGACGCGCCAGCGCCAGAAGCCGGAACCTATCATTCTTATCAAGCCAACCGAAGACGCCAAGTATAAAAACATGGTGGATATTCTGGACGAGATGAACATCACGAACCAGAAGAAATACGCGCTGGTGAAGGCTCCCAAAGAAGACCTGGACCTTATTAAAGAATCAGCCCTATGA